CCCGGCCTCCAGCATCTCGTCGGGGATCGCGGCCCCCGCGTAGATCGAGGCGAGGAACAGGCCGAAGGGGCTGACCAGGGACGGGATCAGCACCGACCAGTAGGTGTTGGTGATGCCGATGGAGCTGAACACGAAGAACAGCGGCAGGGCCACGGCGGTACCGGGCACGAGCACGCCGCCGAGCACGAGCCCGTAGACGAGGCCGCGGCCGCGGAACTTGTACTTCGCCAGCGCGTAGCCGGCGGCGGTGGCGAAGTAGGTCGCCAGCACCGAGCCGATGCCCGAGTACAGCAGCGAGTTCAGGGCCCAGCGGGGGAATATCCCGCCGTTGGCCGTGAAGACCGCCTGGATGTTCTCGACCAGGTTGAAGCTGTTGCCGAACCAGAAGCCGCTGGTGCCGAACAGGTCCTCGGTGGTCTTGGTGGCGTTGATGACCACCCAGTACACGGGGACCAGGAAGTAGATCGCCGCGATCGCGAGGATGGCGGTGACGATGATGGTGCTGGCGGGGCTGCGCCCGGCCTCGCGGCTGCCGGAGCGTCCGTCGGTGACGGGGTCCTTGCGGCGGCGCGCCTTCACAGGGGTCGTGGTGGTGTCGGCGGTGCTCATCGACGCTTCTCCGTCCAGTTCGAGATGCCCAGCGCGATGGCCGAGAAGAGGAAGGCGGCCACGGCGATGATCACGGCCTGGGCCGCGGCCATGCCGATGTCGTTGTACTGGAACGCGAACGCGTAGGCGGACATGTTCGGGGTGTACTCGGAGGTGATGCCGGCGCTCATGGTCTGCAGCAGTCGCGGCTCCGCGAACAGCTGCAGGGTGCCGATGATCGAGAAGATGATCGTGAGCATCAGGGCCGGGCGGATCAGCGGCAGCTGGATCGAGCGGGCCACGCGGAAGGCGCCGGCGCCATCGATCTTCGCGGCCTCGTAGAGCTCACCGGGGATCGACTTCAGCTGCGCGATGATGATCAGCATGTTGTAGCCGGTGTAGGTCCAGGTGACGATGTTGGCGATCGACCACAGCACCGTGCTCGGGCCGAGGAAGTCGACGTTGATCCCCACCATCTGCAGCACGTCCACGATCGGGGACAAGCCCGGGATGTACAGGAACGACCACAGGATCGTGGCGATCACGCCGGGGATGCCGTAGGGCAGGAAGTAGGTGGCCCGGAAGAAGCCCGGCCACTTCGCCGAGGCGCTCTCCAGCAGCAGCGCCAGGATCGTCGCGGCGACGATCATGACGGTCACCTGCACCACGCCGAACAGGATCATGCGCCCGATGGAGGCGACGAAGTTCGCGTTGCTCAGCGCCGCGATGTAGTTGTCGAACCCGGCGAAGCCGCTGGTGATGCCGTCCTCACCGAGCAGGCCGTGCCGCTGGACGCGGGTGAAGCTGTAGCCGATGGCCATGATGATCGGGACGATCATGGTGCCGATGAACAGGATCAGGAAGGGCGCCAGCAGCGCCCACGGTGCGGTCTTGTGACTCATCGTGCCTCCTCCGCGTTCAGACCCATCGTCTGCATGATCTCGACGATCTCCTTCTGCGCGTTCGCGAACATGTCCACCAGCGGGACGGCTCCGGTGACGGCCTCGGTCATGCCGTCGCCGATGATCGCCTGGGCGCGCTGCATGAGCGGGGCCCAGGTCCACTCGAGGTTCTGCCCGGCCGCCATCGGGACGATGACGTCCTCGTTGTAGTTCTGGCCGGAGAAGAACTCGCTGGGCTGCTGGCGGGCCTCGCCGATGTAGTCCGCCGCCGGGGACCAGCCGATGCCCGAGAACTCGATCATCGCGTCGATGCCGGCGGGGTCGGTGCACATCCAGGTGAGGAACTCGATCGCCTCGGCGGGGTGCTGCGAGTTGGCGAGCACCGCGGCCGACGAGCCGCCGTGGCCGCCGGACGCGTAGCCGTCGGGCCAGGTGGGCATGGGCGCGACCGCCCACTTCCCCGCACCGTTCGGGACGGTGGAGACCAGGGCGTCGCCCCAGGAGCCGCTCATCGCCGAGAGCACGTTGCCGTCGCCCGCCGCGGCGTACCACGGGGTGGAGAAGGCGCCGAAGCCGGTGTTCAGCAGCTTCTCGCCGAGGATGCGGTCCCAGTACTCGGCCACGCGCATCGACGCCTCGCCGACCATGTCCACGATCCAGCCGTCGCCCTCGGGGCGGAACCACACCGCACCGGACTGCATCGCCCAGGCGATCGGGTACGAGCCGTCCGAGGGGTCCAGGCTCATGAGCGCCTTGCCGGCGTCCTTGACAGCGCCGGCGGTCTCGTAGAACTCGTCCCAGGTCTTGGGGTAGGTCAGGCCCAGCTCGCCCTCGAGCACCTCGCGGTTGTAGAACCCGGCGACGGGGCCGGTGTCCTGCGGGACGCCCCAGATGGTGTCGCCGACCTTCGCCTGGCTGATCGCGCCGGGGTCGAAGGCGGGCTCCTCCTGGTCGAAGCCGTAGCGGGTGAGGTCCACGAGCGCGCCGGCGAGCGCGAACTCGGGGATCTGGCGCAGCTCCACCTGGGCGATGTCCGGACCACCGCCCGCGGCGACGGCGGAGAGGATCTTCGCGTAGCCGCCGGAGTTGCCTCCGGGGATCCAGGTGGCGTCCACGTGGATGCGGTCCTGCGACTGGTTGAAGACGTCGCAGACCTTCTGGAGATCCTTCAGCCACGCCCAGTAGGTCAGCGTGACCTTCCCGTCCGCAGCAGGGATGGTGGGCTCGGCGTTGATCTCGCCAGGGTTCGGTGGGGCGCAGGCGGCAAGGGCGCCGGCAAGTGCCGCGGCGCCACCTCCCGCCAGCGCAGAGCGTCGTGTCAGGCGGTGCGTCATCGTTCTCCTCCACAGTCCTCGGCAATGAGGTTGCGGTCACACTACTCGCGAATCCGTGGATCTACACCATTTCGCCGGTCAAGGTTCGGTAACGAACGGGAACGTTCACGTTCGCAGGTCATGGGGGAATTGGCATTCCGGGGCGGGACAGGGTCATCGCTCAGCCCTCGAGTGACCCCTCGGTACGGCCGACGGGGCCGGCGCCGGTCCCGCCGCGTCACCCTGGGAGGACGCCGTGACCTGCGCCTCGCTGCGCACGGGGTCGACGGGAGGGGTGCGACCCAGGGCCGATGCTCCCCGGCAGGATTCATGCCGGGGGGCAGTGCGCGATGCGTGGAGGACGTGCGGGTGACGCAGGGTCGGCGCACCGGACCGCCCGCAGTCGACCCGCAGGAAATCCGCCGCAGACCACACCGGACGTGACCCACGTACCATCGAGGCGCACCCGCCCGCGCCCGTCCGCCCTCTCGACCACCCGCGAACGTCCCTGTGCGAATACCCGCCTGCGCCAGTGACTCGCGATCGAAGGAGACTCGTGAACACCGAGCCGCAGATCCCGCCCGGCCCCGCCGCCCCCGGCGGCACCCCCGCTGACGCACCCGGCAGCGCGACCCCGTCGGCCGCGAGCGCGCAGTCCGGCCCTGCTGTCGGCGCGGCCGCGTCGGCCGGGATGGCTTCGTCGGCCGGCGCGGCCCCGTCGGCCGCCCCGACTCCCCCGCCGACGGACCACCTGGTCACCACCCTTCACACCCTCGACCTGCCGGACGGGCCGCTGGACTACACCGCCACGGCCGGGACCGTGGTGCTGCGGGAGGAGCCCGAGGGCGCCGAGTACGGGCGCGGCGCCGCCTACGCCGAGCTGTTCTCCGTCTCGTATGTCGCCTCCCGCTCCACCGCTCGCGGCGCCACGGCGCCCGGTTCCACCCCTCCCGGCAGTGATGCGCCGGCGCCGCGCCCGGTGGTGTTCGCCTTCAACGGCGGGCCCGGCGCCTCGACCGTGTGGCTGCACCTGGGGCTGCTCGGCCCGCGCCGCGTGGACTCCGGGGACGCGGGCGCGCCCGGCGCTCCCCCGCACCGCCTGCTGGACAACCACGAGACGATCCTGCGCGACGCCGACCTGGTGGTCGTCGACGCGATGACCACCGGCTACTCCCGCCCCGCCCCGGGACAGAAGCCCGACAGGCACCACGGTCTCGCGGCGGACCGCGACCTCATCGCCGCGTTCATCCTGGACTGGCTCACCCGCCACCAGCGCTGGACCTCGCCGCTGTACCTGGCCGGGGAGTCCTACGGCACCACGCGCGCGTCGGCCGTGGCCGCGCATCTCATGGACCGCTACTACGTGGCGGTCGCGGGCGTCGCGCTCATCTCGCCGGTGCTGGACTTCGGATCGATCGAGTTCTCCTTCGGCAACGACCGCCCCTACCTGCACTACCTGCCCACCTATGCGGCGATCGCGCATGCGCACGGCAAGCACGAGGGGCGTCTGCTGCAGGACGTGGTGGACGAGGCCGAGGCCTTCGCCGAGCAGGAGTACCCGGCGCTGCTCGCAGCCGGTCTGCGCCTGGACCCCGCGCAGAAGCAGGAGGCCGCCGCACGGATCGGCGCGCTCGTGGGCGTCGACCCCGACTGGGTCGAGCGGGCCGACCTGCGCATCGAGCACATGGCCTTCCTCGCCGAGCTGCTGCGGGACGAGGGGAAGGTGGTGGGCCGGATCGACGGACGCTTCACCGCCCCGGCCGGGAACCGCAACGCCGCACAGATGGAGACCGACCCGTCGATCGACCAGCTCGCCCCGTCCTATACCGCCGCGATCAACCAGTACCTGCGCGGCGAGCTCGAGTTCTCTACCGACGTGGTCTACGAGATCATGTCCGGCCGCGTGCACCCCTGGAGCTACAAGGACTTCGAGAACCGCTCCGTGGAGGTCGCTTCCGACCTCTCCTCGCTGCTGCGCAAGTCCCCGCACACCCGCGTGCTCGTCTCCCACGGCTACCACGACGCCGCCACCCCGTTCCACGCCAGCGAGCACGTCCTCGCCCAGCTCGCGATCCCGCGCGACGACTACACCGACCGGATCCGCGTGGAGTACTACGAGGCCGGGCACATGATGTACTGCCACGAGCCGAGCCGGCTGGCCCTGTCCCAGCACCTGCGCGAGTTCATGGGCGGGGACGAGGAGTCGGCGGAAGCGGGCGACGCTGCGGGTGCCGACGACGCGGGCTGATCGCCTCGCGTCACGCCACACGCTCCCTCCTCACGACGCGCGGGGAGAAGGTGCTGGAATGACGGTCACGGGTTCAAGGGGTGGCGGAGCTGCTGGACGTGCCTGTGTCGGTGCCCGAGGTGCTCGGTGCGGCGAGGGTCTCGTCGGTGGTGCCGCTGCCCGTGGCGCCCGAGGCTGCGGTGTCGGAGCCGGAGCTGCCCGAGGTCGCGCCACCGGAGCTGTTCGTGGAGCCGGAGCCGCTGGAGGTGCCCGACCCGCTGCCGGTAGTGGTGCCGGAGCTGTCACCCGAGGCCGCGCCGGAGCCGCTGCCGCTGGCCCCGGACCCGCTGGAGCCCGTGCCACTTCCCGTGCCGCTCGAGCCGGTGCCATCCTGCTGGCCGGTGGATCCGTCGCCCGTGGTGCCGTCAGTCGAACCGTCCGTCGACCCGTCGGTGGAGGTGCCGCCCAATCCGTCGGTGCTGTCGGTGCCGTCCGTGGTCGAACCGTCGGTCGATGTGCCGTCGGTGCCGTCGGTCCCCGATCCGTCGTCGCCAGCGCCCTCCTCGTCCGTGCCGTCCTGCTCCGTGCCGGAGCCGTCCTGGTCCTGGGAGCCGGAGGAGTCGCGCGGGGTGACGGACTCGGCGCCGGTCACCGAACGCTGGATCTCGCCGGTGCCCGGGGAGAGCTCGGTGCCCGTCGTGTGCTGGATTCCGAACACAGCACCGAAGCCGATGAGCGCGATGACCACGCTCATCAGGAGGATCCGTCCCGCCTTTCGTCCGCGGCCCAGCGTCCGATCCGACGAGTCCGCGCCGGTCGTGCCGTCCCCGTCGGCCGTGCCGGCGCTGCCCGCCGCGCCATCAGCCGCCATGCCGCGCCCGGTCTTGGACGAGCCCGCGACCGCGCCCTTGCGCTGCGCCTTCTCGTCGACCCTGGACTTCAGCCGCTTGAGCTTGCGGGTGGTGCCGTTGACGGAGTCGGTGTAGAGCGCGACGACGGTTGCGGAGATCACCGAGGTCATCGCCGCGCCCGCGACGGTGCCGCCGATGCCGAGCTGGCCGCCGATCACCGACGTGGTCGCCGCTGCGGCACCGCCGGCGAGCAGACCGGGGATCGACAGGCTCCTGACCTGCGAATCCTGGACGTCGCTGCTGTCGACCTCGGGATCCTGCTGCGACGAGCGGTCGTCCACGCTCGCGTCGTCCACGCTCGAGGCCTGCGCGCTCACGTCCAGCGCCATCGCGTCGTGCGCGCCCAGTGCGCGCTCGGACGGGCCATGCGCTGCCTGGCCCTGGTCGGACGCGAGGTCCTCGGACAGGTAGAGGCCGGTCGAGGCACCCGGGGGCGCGGAGGAGCGGTGCGGGGAGGAGGAGGTCATGTCCCGAGGCTTCTCCCGGACCCTCCAGGCTTCCGCACGGCTTGCTCAAGGTTGCCTGGAAACACCACGGAAAGCAGCGGCGACCTGCACACTCATCGCTGATGAGCTGCCTCACCGCACAGCTCCCGCACCGCGACTCCCCGAGCCCTCCACCGGGCCTGCACGCCGCGTCCTATCCTGGCCCTCCGAGCCGACGACGACCGAGAGGACCGCCGCCATGACCGAGCAGCCCGCATCCACCAGCCCCGAGGACGCGCAGGTCGAGGTCGTCGACAACCCCGACCGCCACCGCTTCGACATCCGCGTGGGCGGGAAGCGCGTCGGGTTCTCGATGTACCGCGACGTCGACGACATCACCGACGCCCCGCAGCGCATCTTCTTCCACACCGTGATCGGCGACGAGTTCGGCGGGCAGGGCCTCGCCTCGACCCTCACCCGCGACGCCCTCGCGCAGACCACCGCCGCCGGGCGGCGCATCGTGCCCATCTGCCCCTACGTGGAGAAGTGGGTGTCCCGCCACGACGACATCGAGGGCCACGTCGACGCGGTGCTGCCCGCCCACCTCGACGCGGTGCGCTGAGGACCCCTGCGCGGAGGAGCGAGCGGCCGACGGGGGAGAGCCCTCGCCGGCCGCTCGCTCATGCCCGCTCGGTCGGACTCATTCCGCCGGGGCGAGCAGTCCCAGCGTCTCGTTGAGCGCCTCCGTCGAGGAGGGGTGGGTCCAGATCCCGTCGCGCAGCTGAGCGGCGGTGGTGCCGGTGCGCATCGCGAGGGCGACGAGGTTGATGACCTCCTGCGCATCGACGTGGAACAGGCGCGCGCCGAGGATCTCGTCGGTGCGGGCGTCGACGACCAGCTTGATCATGCCGCGCGGGTCGCCGAGCGTCTTCGGTCGCGGCATCGCCTTGATCGCGGCGACCTTCTGGGTCGCGACCAGCACGTCCTTCCCCCGCGCCCGAGCCTCGGCCTCGGTGAGGCCCACGGCCGCGAGCGGCGGGGTGAGGAAGGTGGTGGTCGGTACGGCGACGCGGTCGGTGGTCGCGCGGGAGCTGTCGCCGGTGAGCTGCGAGAGCACCACGCGGCGGTCGTCGAGCGACAGGTAGGTCTGCTGGGCGCCGCCGTGCACGTCGCCGAGGGCGTAGACACCGTGGGCGCTGGTGCGCAGGTGCTCGTCGACCACGATCGCGCCGTGCTCGCCGGTGTCGATGCCCGCGGTCTCGAGGCCGAGGTCGTCGGTGGCGGGGCGGCGGCCGGTGGCGAGCAGCACCGCGTCCACCTCGAGCCGCCGCTCGGTCGTGGACCCGGCGACCGGGCGTCGGCGGGGGGTCGGACGCGGTGGACTGCTCCCACGTCCGCACAGCCCGTCGCTCCTTCCGCCCGCCCCGCCCCGTCGGCCGGAGCCCCGCCGATCGCGGACCACGCCCTCCTCTCCGACCAGCGCACCGCCGCGCTGGTCACCCGCGACGGGGACGTGGACTGGCTGTGCCTGCCGCGCTTCGACTCCGAGGCGGTGCTGTGCAAGCTGCTGGGCGACGACTCGAACGGGCACTGGTCGCTGCGGATCATGCACTCGATCCCCGAGGACCGCGACCTGGGCGAGCGCAAGCTGCCCCACCTGCCCGGCTACGTGGGCTCCGCCCCGGTGCGCATCGGCAACTGCGCGGCGGGCCAGTACCAGGCGGACGTGGTGGGCGAGGTGATGATCGCGCTGGCCTCGATGCGGGAGGCGGGCGTGGCCGAGACGCGCTGGTCCTGGCCGTTGCAGAAGGCGCTGGTGCGTTTCGTCGAGGACCACCTGGACCAGCCCGACCAGGGCATCTGGGAGATGCGCGGGGCGCCTGCGTCCTTCACTCACGGCCGGGTGATGGTGTCGGCGACCATCGACCGGGCGGTCCGGGCGGTCACCGACCACGGCCTGCCCGCGACCGAGGAGGAGCTCGCCCGGTGGACGGCGCTGCGGGAGCAGGTGCGCGCCGAGATCCTCACCCGCGAGGTCGGGGCCGACGAGGCATTCACCCAGACCTACGGCAGCACCGAAGTCGACGCGTCCTTCCTGCAGATCCCCTACACCGGCTTCGTCCCGTTCGATGATCCGCACATGCTCGCCACCGTCGCCCGGATCGAGGCGGACCTGCAGGTCGGGGACGGTCTGCTGCTGCGCTACCGCACCAGTGGCGAGGCGACCGGCACCGACGGTCTGCCCGGGGACGAGCACCCGTTCCTGGTGCGCTGCGTCTGGTTGGTCGAGCAGTACGCCCGCTCCGGCCGGCGCGGGGATGCCGAGGCGCTGCTGGAGACCCTGCTGGGCCGTGCGAACGACCTGTACCTGCTGGCCGAGGAGTACGACGTGGGCGCAGGCCGGATGGCGGGGAACTTCCCGCAGGCGTTCAGCCACCTGGGGCTGATCCGGGCGGTGGATGCGCTGGCGGCCGGAAGGAGTTGGTGTCGGCCCTGGAACAGTGTCGTCAGCGTCGGAGGAACGGCCATGCGGCGGAGCTCCGACGCTGACTGCACTTTTCCAGGGCGCTCACTTCCCACACGGTCGCCCCCGCCCCGTCTCCCTCGACGGAGGTGCACACTGGACGGGGCCCGCCCATCCCCCGCCACGCCCACCGCCCACCGCCCGCCGCCCCGACGCCGAGGAGGACCCCCGTGCCCGACCTGCCCACCATCACCGACGCCCGCATCGCCGACCTGCTGGACCGCGTGCCGCGCAGCTCCTTCGTGGACGGCGGCTTCCTCGGCGGCACCCCGTCGCTGCCGGTCACCGACCCGGCGACCGGCCGCGCCCTCGTCGAGGTGGTCGACGCGGACGCCGCCGCCGTGGGCACCAAGGCGCTGGACGCCGCGGTCGCCGCGCAGGACGCCTGGGCCCGAACCCTCCCCCGCGACCGCTCCGACATCCTGCGCCGCGCCTACGAGCTGTGCCACGAGCGGGCCGACGACCTGGCGCTCGCGATGACGCTGGAGATGGGCAAGCCCCTGGCCGAGGCGTACGGCGAGGTGACCTACGGCGCCGAGTTCCTGCGCTGGTTCAGCGAGCAGGCCGTGCGCCTGCCCGGCGGGTTCCGGCAGGCGCCGTCGGCCGATCAGGCGATCCTCACGGTCGCGCGGCCCGTCGGCCCCGTCCTCGCGATCACGCCGTGGAACTTCCCGCTGTCCATGGGGACGCGCAAGATCGGTCCGGCGCTCGCGGCCGGCTGCGCCGTGGTGCTGAAGCCCGCGAGCTCCACACCGCTGACCTCGCTGCTGCTGATGCAGGTCCTCGCCGACGCCGGGGTTCCCGCCGGGGTCGTGAACTGCGTGGTCACCTCCGATTCCAAGGGGCTGTCCAGCACGCTGCTGGCCGATCCGCGGCTGCGGAAGGTGTCCTTCACCGGGTCCACGCCGGTGGGTCGCACCCTGCTCGCGCAGGCGTCCGAGCACGTGCTGCGCACCTCCATGGAGCTCGGCGGCAACGCCCCGTTCCTGGTCCTGCCCTCGGCGGACATCGACACCGCGGTCGCCGCCGCGATGCCCGCGAAGTTCCGCAACAATGGCGAGGCCTGCACCGCCGCGAACCGCTTCTACGTCCATGCCTCCGTCGCCGAGCAGTTCACGAAGGCGCTGGTCGAGAAGGCGTCGGCGCTGCAGGTCGGGCCGGGCATCGACCCGTCCACCACGCTCGGTCCGTTGCTGGACGAAGGGGCGGTGGCGAAGGTCGAGGAGCTCGTGGCCGACGCGGTCGAGCGCGGCGCGAGGGTCCTCACCGGCGGGCGCCGCCCGTCGGCCGAGGAGCTCCCGGACGGCTGCGCAGAGGGCACCTACTACCTGCCCACCGTGCTCGGGGACGTCCCAGCCGACGCCCGCGTGAACCGCGAAGAGATCTTCGGACCCGTCGCCCCGGTGATCGTCCTGGACGACGTGGACGCGATGATCGCCGCCGCGAACGACACCGAGTTCGGACTGATGAGCTACGTGACCGGAGCCGATCTCGCCGAGGTCACCGCCGCCGCCCAGCGCATCGAGTCGGGGATGGTCGCGGTGAACCTCGGCGTCGCCTCCGACGCGGCCGCGCCCTTCGGCGGCATCAAGGAGTCGGGGCTCGGCCGCGAGGGCGCCGCGGAGGGCCTGGACGAGTACCTCGAGACCACGTACGTGCGCCTGCCGCTGTGAGGGGTCGGCCGACGGGGCCGGGCGGCCCGGCCGGGCCCGCCGGCCCCGTCCGCCCCGTCCGCCCCATCGGCCCGGCCCGTCCGTAGACTTCCCGGCATGAGCACCCAGGAGATCCGTCTGACCCAGCACGTCGCGGCGTCAGTCGAGGACGTGTGGGCGATCCTCACCGACATCGCACACGCCGACGAGAACCTCTCCGGCATCGAGGCGGTCGAGCTGCTCACCCCCGGCCCGTACTCCGTCGGTTTCCGGTGGCGCGAGACCCGGAGGATGATGGGCATGAGCGCGACCGAGGAGATCGAGGTGACGGCGCTGGAGCCGCTGCGGCGCAGCGAGGTCACCGCCCGGAACGGCGAGGTCACCTACCACACCGTCCACTCGCTGGTCGAGAAGCCCGGCGGCACGGACCTGGTGATGGAGTTCGGGATGGAGATGCCCGCCAAGCGCGGGATCACGAGGCTCATGAACGCGGCAATGGCGAAGGTCGGCTTCTCCGCCACGCGCAAGGTCATGGAGCAGGATCTTCAGGACCTCGCCGCGGCCGCCGAGCTGCGGCACGGCTGAGCTCCCGGACCGAGCCGCCTCCCTGCGACCGCACCCCCGCCTACGACCCCAGCCACTCCCGCGCAGCCCGCTCCAGCTCCGCATCGTCCGCCGCGGTGAGCACATCCCGCACTCCCGAGCGGTCCTGCAGCTTGGCGACCAGGTTCTGCAGCGCCTCGAGCTGCGCGGCGGGGTCCTTCAGCACGAGCATGACGACCAGCTCGGCCTCGACCTCGCGGGAGCCGTTGGAGCCGATCTCGGCGAAGGGCACCGAGTGCTCCAGGGTCGCGACCGCGAAGCCGGCCGTGAGCACGTGCTCGGGGTCGGTGTGCGGGATCGCGGCGGGGACGAGGGTGGGCAGGCCGGTGGGCTGCCGACGCTCGCGCTCCAGCACCGCCTGCTCGAAGGAGTCGGTGACCGCGCCGAGCTCGAGCAGCCGGGCGGACAGGGCGCGCAGCACCGCCTCGGCGTCGTCCACGTCGAGGTGGGCGAGGGCCGCGCCCGGCAGCACGGTCGCCTCCTCCAGGGGCACATCGGCGGGACCGTCGAGCGCTCCGGCGACCGGATCAGCAGCTGAGCCCTGGGACGGGCGGGGGTCGGACTCCACGAGGCACTCCTTCGCGCGCTGCACTCCGCCTGGCGCTCGCCGTCGAGCGCCGGGTCAGCGGTGACCCACGATTCTGCGACGGCCCCGTCGTGAGTGCAACACGGTCCCCCTGCACCAGCGCGACGGGGCCCGGTCGCGCGCTCCTGCGCGGCAGGGCCCCGTCGTCGGCGAGAGGCGTCCTGCCTCGGAGCCTCAGGCCCCCTGGTGCCCGGAGAACTCGTCGGGGTGCTTGCCCTGACGTCCGGCCTCGCCCTTGTGGAGGCCGTTGATGCTCGCGATCTCGTCGGCCGAGAGCTCGAGCTCGACGGCGGCGAGGTTCTGCACCATCCGCTCGGGGGTGACGGACTTGGGGATCACGACGTTGCCCAGCGCCAGGTTCCAGGCGAGCATGACCTGCGCGGACGTGGTGCCGTGTGCGTCGGCGATCGCGGTGATGGCCGGGTCCTCGAGCTCACCGCCGCCCTGCCCAAGCGGCGACCAGGACTCGGTGAGGATGCCCTTGAAGGCGTGGAACTCGCGGTGCTCGGGCTGGGAGAAGTAGGGGTGCAGCTCGATCTGGTTCAGGACGGGCAGCACGCCGGTCTCGGCCTCGAGCAGCTCGAGGTCCTGGATGCGGAAGTTGGAGGTGCCGATGGAGCGGATGCGTCCCTGCTCCTTGAGCTCGACCAGGGTCTTCCAGGTCTCGAGCGCCAGGCCCTTCTCGGGCGCGGGCCAGTGGATGAGGTAGAGGTCCAGCTCGTCCAGGCCGAGGTCCTCCATGGTCGCGTCGAAGGAGCGCAGGGTCGCGTCGCGACCCTGGTCCTGGTTGGGGACCTTGGAGGTCACGAAGATCTCGTCGCGCGCGAGGCCCGAGCGGGCGATGCCCTGGCCGACGCCGGCCTCGTTGTTGTAGCCGCGGGCGGTGTCGACGTGGCGGTAGCCGATCTCGAGAGCCTCGGCGACGGCGTCGGCCGCGACCTCGTTCTCGACCTGCCACACGCCGTAGCCGAGCTGGGGGATCGTGCGGCCGTCGTGAAAGGTGAGGCGGGGCGAGGTGGGCATGGTGCTCCTAGGGCGTGTTGCTAAAGGATTCGGGGACGGTGAATGCGCGAGTCTGGAGTCATGTCGCGCGATGCCATCAGACCCGTGGACGTGGTGGACGCGGTGCTAGTCACGGCGGCTAACCTACCCGGCCCCTTCCCACCCACCTTCGGGAGTGCATGGCCATAGACCCGACCGAATCCTCCCCTGGGGTGCGCCAGGCACCCGGCCCACGCCCGGGCGCGACTGAGGCAGAGTCGGTTGTTTCTGGAAGGCCGACGCCGCACCACAACCCTCGCCGGCGAGCCGGGACGTGCCTCCACCCATACCCGCCTGGACACCCACGTCGAGGCCCCCATGGGACGATAAACCCGGTCACACGCCGACGGAGGGGATCCGATGACAACGCACACCACCACGGCCGGCCGCCAGCCATCCGAGACTCCCACGGCAGTCCGCGGGATTAGCGCGCTG
This genomic interval from Brachybacterium aquaticum contains the following:
- a CDS encoding PTS sugar transporter subunit IIA, with the protein product MESDPRPSQGSAADPVAGALDGPADVPLEEATVLPGAALAHLDVDDAEAVLRALSARLLELGAVTDSFEQAVLERERRQPTGLPTLVPAAIPHTDPEHVLTAGFAVATLEHSVPFAEIGSNGSREVEAELVVMLVLKDPAAQLEALQNLVAKLQDRSGVRDVLTAADDAELERAAREWLGS
- a CDS encoding aldo/keto reductase, with product MPTSPRLTFHDGRTIPQLGYGVWQVENEVAADAVAEALEIGYRHVDTARGYNNEAGVGQGIARSGLARDEIFVTSKVPNQDQGRDATLRSFDATMEDLGLDELDLYLIHWPAPEKGLALETWKTLVELKEQGRIRSIGTSNFRIQDLELLEAETGVLPVLNQIELHPYFSQPEHREFHAFKGILTESWSPLGQGGGELEDPAITAIADAHGTTSAQVMLAWNLALGNVVIPKSVTPERMVQNLAAVELELSADEIASINGLHKGEAGRQGKHPDEFSGHQGA